One window of Acomys russatus chromosome 28, mAcoRus1.1, whole genome shotgun sequence genomic DNA carries:
- the LOC127210641 gene encoding UDP-glucuronosyltransferase 2B1 isoform X1 translates to MSMTQTSVFLLIQLICYFRLGTCGKVLVWPTEYSHWMNMKVILDELVQRGHEVTVLTSSASILIEPNNDSSINFEIYPVSLSKKDFEYYFGKWVTEWTYDLHEHSIWTHYSKLQKIFSEYSDLVEILCKSVVWNKSLMKKLRGSKFDVILADAVGPCGELLAELLKTPLVYSLRFFPGYQCEKYSGGLPLPPSYVPVALSELSDHMTFMERVKNMLYLLYFDFWFQTLNEKTWSQFYSDVLGRPTTLTEMMGKADIWLIRTYWDLGFPHPLLPNFDFVGGLHCKPAKPLPKEIEEFVQSSGEHGVVVFSLGSMVKNMTEEKANIVASALAQIPQKVLWRFDGKKPDTLGSNTRLYKWIPQNDLLGHPKTKAFVAHGGTNGIYEAIYHGVPIVGIPLFADQPDNINRMVAKGAAVRLNFYTLSTTDLLTALRTVLNDPSYKENVMRLSRIHHDQPMKPLDRAVFWIEYVMRNKGAKHLRVAAHDLTWVQYHSLDVIGFLLACVAAVVFIIAKCCLFCCHKTVSMGIKKKKE, encoded by the exons ATGTCTATGACACAGACTTCAGTTTTTCTGCTAATACAGCTGATATGCTACTTCAGACTTGGAACTTGTGGGAAAGTGCTGGTGTGGCCCACAGAATACAGCCATTGGATGAATATGAAGGTGATTCTGGATGAGCTTGTCCAGAGAGGTCATGAAGTGACAGTTCTGACGTCTTCAGCTTCCATTCTTATTGAGCCTAACAATGACTCTTCTATTAATTTTGAGATTTATCCTGTATCTTTGAGTAAAAAAGATTTTGAATACTACTTTGGAAAATGGGTAACGGAATGGACATACGACCTTCATGAACACTCAATTTGGACACATTACTCAAAACTGCAAAAAATCTTCAGTGAATATTCTGACCTTGTTGAAATTTTGTGCAAATCTGTAGTTTGGAACAAGAGTCTTATGAAAAAACTCCGAGGATCTAAGTTTGATGTTATTCTCGCAGATGCTGTGGGTCCCTGTGGTGAACTGCTCGCTGAACTGCTTAAGACCCCTTTAGTGTACAGTCTGCGCTTCTTTCCTGGATACCAATGTGAAAAGTACAGCGGGGGACTTCCACTCCCTCCTTCCTATGTGCCAGTGGCTCTCTCAGAATTAAGTGACCACATGACATTTATGGAAAGGGTGAAGAACATGTTGTATCTGCTGTATTTTGACTTTTGGTTTCAAACACTTAATGAGAAGACCTGGAGTCAGTTTTACAGTGATGTTCTAG GGAGACCCACAACATTAACTGAGATGATGGGGAAGGCAGATATATGGCTCATTCGCACCTACTGGGACTTGGGATTTCCCCACCCACTCTTACCTAATTTTGACTTTGTTGGAGGACTCCATTGCAAACCAGCCAAACCACTGCCTAAG GAAATAGAAGAATTTGTTCAGAGCTCTGGAGAACACGGTGTTGTGGTGTTTTCTCTGGGATCAATGGTCaaaaacatgacagaagagaaagccAATATAGTTGCATCTGCTCTTGCCCAGATTCCACAGAAG GTTCTGTGGAGGTTTGATGGTAAGAAACCAGACACCTTAGGATCCAATACTCGGCTGTACAAGTGGATTCCCCAGAATGACCTTCTTG GTCATCCAAAAACCAAAGCTTTTGTAGCTCATGGTGGAACCAATGGCATCTATGAAGCGATCTACCATGGCGTTCCAATTGTTGGTATTCCCTTGTTTGCGGATCAACCTGATAATATCAATCGCATGGTAGCCAAGGGAGCAGCTGTTAGACTGAACTTCTACACACTGTCAACTACAGACCTTCTCACTGCCTTGAGGACTGTGCTTAATGACCCTTC ctataaagaaaatgtcatgagATTATCAAGAATCCACCATGACCAGCCAATGAAACCCCTGGACAGAGCCGTCTTCTGGATTGAGTATGTCATGCGCAACAAAGGAGCCAAGCACCTTCGTGTGGCAGCCCATGACCTCACCTGGGTCCAGTACCACTCTCTGGATGTGATCGGGTTCCTGCTGGCCTGTGTGGCAGCTGTGGTATTCATCATCGCAAAATGTTGCCTCTTTTGCTGCCATAAGACTGTTAGCATgggtataaagaagaaaaaggagtag
- the LOC127210500 gene encoding LOW QUALITY PROTEIN: DNA repair protein SWI5 homolog (The sequence of the model RefSeq protein was modified relative to this genomic sequence to represent the inferred CDS: substituted 1 base at 1 genomic stop codon): MDKTWTRAELAATLCHDRGSRGLSQNCYAPFQSPRPSPKSEEADEVSEESLKADIQKLKEKQDMLDKEISQLVPEGYHVIELADHMALLHXYNDVKDVAQMLLGKLAVTRGVTTKELYPDFDLDLSG, from the exons ATGGACAAGACTTGGACACGGGCTGAGTTGGCTGCCACGCTCTGCCATGATAGG GGTTCAAGAGGACTGAGTCAGAATTGCTATGCACCCTTCCAATCACCGCGGCCATCTCCCAAGTCTGAAGAGGCTGATGAGGTGAGCGAGGAGTCTTTGAAGGCTGACATTCAGAAACTGAAGGAGAAGCAAGACATGCTGGACAAGGAGATCTCCCAGCTAGTACCAGAGGGCTACCATGTGATTGAACTGGCGGACCACATGGCCCTCCTCCATTAGTACAATGACGTCAAGGATGTAGCCCAAATGCTACTAGGCAAGCTGGCTGTGACCCGAGGTGTCACCACCAAGGAGCTATATCCAGATTTTGATCTAGACCTGAGTGGCTGA